The Fodinicurvata sp. EGI_FJ10296 nucleotide sequence ACTTACGAGGGCAAGATCGGCGGCTGGGCCGAGTGGAAGACCCGCATCTGGTACGGTGCGCTGCAGACCGGACAGGATCCCAACAACATCCAGGATATGGAAGCCGTCTGGGAGAAGATCCGCGAGCACCGCGACCTTGCTCTGAAATACTGGGGTTCCGGCGCGGAATTGATGAGCTTGCTGGCGGAAGAGGAAATCTACGTCACCGAAGGCTGGTCCGGCCGCATCCGGGCCCTGCAGAACGAAGGCCACGATATCGGCTATTACGATCCGCCCAACGGCCTCGCCTGGCAGGAATGCATCTTCGTTCTGCGCGGCAGCCCGATGGAAGCCTGCGAAGAACTGCTGAACTTCATGCTGGAGCCGGCCGTTGCGATCGCCGTCGCCGAGGGACAGTCCTATCCGCCGGCACTCGACCCCACCAAGGTCGATCTCGGCGAGATCGTTCCCACCCTGCCGGCCTTCGATCCGACCGGACAAATGAGCGAGCTCACCTTCTACAATGCTGAATACTGGAACAGCAACGAGAGCGAGTGGTCGCCGATGTTCAGCCGCGTTCAGCGCGGATTCTGATCGCCGCATGATCCCCAGAGGCGGCCGGAAGCCTGTTCCGGCCGCCGATCATCCAGACCAGCCGAGACGGATCGTTCATGGCAGCAGCAGTAGATCGCCCAGCAGAAACCGGCCCCGTTGAAACCGGCACCAGAGCGGGCAAAGCCGGGGACGCGCAAAGCGGGCAAGCCCGTTCGGGCGCGGTGGAACTGGTGGACATCGTCAAACGGTACGGCGACCTGACAGCGGTTCACAAATCGAGCCTGTCGATCGAACCCGGCACCTTTCTGACGCTGCTCGGCCCATCGGGCTGCGGCAAGACGACGACCCTGCGCATGATCGCGGGGCTGACGGGCATTACCGAAGGCAACATCCTGATCAGCGGCCGTCGCGTCAACGACCTGCCGATCCACAAGCGCAATCTCGGTATCGTGTTCCAGAATTACGCGCTCTTTCCGCACAAGACGATCTTCGACAACATCGCCTTCGGTCTGAAGTATCGCAATACACCCAAGGCGGAGATCCGCAAGCGGGTCATGGAAGTGCTGGACCTCGTCCAGCTGCCGCATCTGGCCGACCGAATGCCCGCCCAGCTTTCGGGTGGACAGCAGCAGCGCATCGCGCTGGCCAGGGCCATCGTGATTCAGCCCGATGTGCTGCTGCTGGACGAGCCGCTCTCGGCGCTCGACGCCAATCTGCGCGAGGACATGCGCGTCGAGTTGAAGCGCATACAGCACGAAGTCGGCATCACGACCGTCTTCGTCACGCACGACCAATCCGAAGCGCTGGCGTTGTCGGACCGGATCGTTGTCATGAGCAACGGACGCATCGAGCAGGTCGGCGCCCCGGCGGAGGTCTATAACCGGCCCTCGTCAGCCTTTGTCGCAACCTTCCTGGGCAACGCCAATATCCTCGACGCCCGTTTGCTGTCGACCGACGCCACCGCCACCGGATCGAACGCCGGCGAAGCCGCGGCCGTAGTAGACATTCCTGGCATCGGACGCCTCAGCGGCGTCGCCATCGGCGGCTCGAAGGAGAACCTCACCTCCGGCAACACGGTCAGCGTCGCCGTCCGGGCGGAGAAACTGAGCCTTGACCCCAAGGGTGCCG carries:
- a CDS encoding ABC transporter ATP-binding protein: MAAAVDRPAETGPVETGTRAGKAGDAQSGQARSGAVELVDIVKRYGDLTAVHKSSLSIEPGTFLTLLGPSGCGKTTTLRMIAGLTGITEGNILISGRRVNDLPIHKRNLGIVFQNYALFPHKTIFDNIAFGLKYRNTPKAEIRKRVMEVLDLVQLPHLADRMPAQLSGGQQQRIALARAIVIQPDVLLLDEPLSALDANLREDMRVELKRIQHEVGITTVFVTHDQSEALALSDRIVVMSNGRIEQVGAPAEVYNRPSSAFVATFLGNANILDARLLSTDATATGSNAGEAAAVVDIPGIGRLSGVAIGGSKENLTSGNTVSVAVRAEKLSLDPKGAAATDETDASFQAKVTAVDYQGQAARYFLDAGNLRLQALNAIDDVPVAEGATVMVRLRARDAVVLPPADA